The following coding sequences lie in one Rutidosis leptorrhynchoides isolate AG116_Rl617_1_P2 chromosome 4, CSIRO_AGI_Rlap_v1, whole genome shotgun sequence genomic window:
- the LOC139841272 gene encoding uncharacterized protein, whose amino-acid sequence MLKVSPWKSVERFGKRGQLSPRYVGPFEITERVGPVAYRLNLPQELSEIHDTFHVSNLKKCLSGENLIIPLEEIQVDSKLHFVEEPVEIMDREVKHLKQSNMPIVKVWWNACRGLEFTWESEDQMKQKYPQLFSNETNPANVH is encoded by the coding sequence atgctgaaagtatcaccttggaaaagtGTAGAACGTTTTGGGAAACGAGGCCAGTTAAGTCCAAGGTACGTTGGACCATTCGAGATCACTGAACGGGTTGGACCCGTAGCTTATAGATTAAATCTACCTCAAGAGCTTAGCGAGATTCATGATACGtttcacgtgtcaaacttgaagaagtgcttgTCAGGTGAGAATCTGATAATTCCTTTGGAAGAGATACAAGTTGATAGTAAACTTCACttcgtggaggaacctgttgagatcatggaccgtgaggttaaacatTTAAAGCAGAGCAACATGCCGATTGTGAAAGTTTGGTGGAACGCATGCAGAGGACTAGAGTTCACGTGGGaaagtgaagaccagatgaagcaaaagtatccgcaactgttttcgAACGAGACAAATCCAGCGAACGtgcactaa
- the LOC139841271 gene encoding uncharacterized mitochondrial protein AtMg00810-like, translating into MPVDAKSKQGANAGNPYSDPSYFRSLAKALQYLTFTRPDISYAVQQICLHMHDPRDGHMASLKRILRYIQGTLHYVLHLHKSPAHTLISYTDADWAGCPDTRRSTFGYCVYYGDNLISWSSKRQPTLSRSSAEAEYHGVANVVSESCWLRNLLLELHRPIHKATIVYCDNVSAIFLSSNPIQHQRTKHIELDIHSVREKVTKGQVRVLRFYFKIFVPVSTSVFLPFRLRGTIRQHLIAKEYVLAKELVSFYKQYVSRTIV; encoded by the coding sequence GATCCTTCTTATTTTAGAAGCTTAGCCAAGGCTTTGCAATACTTAACTTTTACTCGTCCCGACATATCCTACGCAGTTCAACAAATATGCCTTCACATGCATGACCCACGCGATGGACACATGGCATCATTAAAACGTATTCTTCGGTACATTCAAGGAACTCTTCATTATGTCTTACACCTTCATAAGTCGCCTGCACACACACTTATTTCCTACACTGACGCTGATTGGGCCGGGTGTCCAGACACACGTCGTTCTACTTTTGGATATTGTGTCTATTATGGTGACAATCTTATTTCATGGTCATCCAAGCGACAACCCACTCTATCCCGTTCTAGTGCCGAAGCCGAATATCATGGAGTTGCAAATGTTGTATCGGAATCTTGTTGGCTACGCAATTTACTACTCGAGTTACATCGTCCCATTCACAAAGCTACTATTGTGTATTGTGACAATGTTAGTGCTATTTTTCTCTCCAGTAATCCTATTCAACATCAGCGCACTAAACATATCGAACTCGACATTCACTCTGTACGAGAAAAGGTCACCAAAGGTCAAGTCCGCGTGCTACGGTTTTATTTCAAGATTTTCGTGCCAGTCTCAACATCTGTGTTCCTCCCGTTTCGACTGCGGGGGACTATTAGACAACATTTGATAGCCAAGGAATACGTATTAGCCAAGGAACTTGTTTCCTTTTATAAACAATATGTATCTAGAACTATTGTATAG